One window of Sphingomonas sp. IW22 genomic DNA carries:
- the gspI gene encoding type II secretion system minor pseudopilin GspI produces MNRDDGFSLIEALVALAILAIATVGLIRTVETHIDSTRAMEGRAAAMWVAENRLAELEAGIDGSDQVDMLGLPWRVAVVERATDDPAIRRVRIDVYAGDARGGASPLASLDGFVDAGPA; encoded by the coding sequence ATGAACCGGGATGACGGCTTCTCGCTGATCGAGGCGTTGGTCGCGCTAGCGATCCTGGCGATCGCCACCGTGGGGCTGATCCGCACGGTCGAAACCCACATCGATTCGACGCGCGCGATGGAGGGGCGAGCGGCCGCCATGTGGGTGGCTGAAAACCGGCTCGCCGAACTGGAAGCCGGGATCGACGGGTCCGACCAGGTCGACATGCTGGGCCTGCCATGGCGAGTCGCGGTCGTCGAACGCGCGACCGACGACCCCGCAATCCGGCGGGTGCGGATTGATGTTTATGCCGGCGATGCGCGCGGGGGCGCGTCGCCGCTTGCATCGCTCGACGGTTTCGTGGACGCAGGTCCGGCATGA
- the gspD gene encoding type II secretion system secretin GspD produces MIHRFRRTAPNFALACALAAMLVQPLAAAPQGQAGDIVVNMRGIEIADVADQISRLTGRTLILDPAVKGVVTVTSSQPLSAEGVWELFQSVLRANGFAAVQSGRVWRIVPQANAVRDGGVRRSGSGQELTTRMIRLSNVPAAEAARIARPLIATFGSVEPLASPNAIVVTDYADNVRRIESLMRNLDGGGGQSFATIPLRNGSAVDVAAAIQQVVGEGEAGGARVAGDARSNMVIVRGTPATVAEARRIALSLDTPGGATPVTRVFRLNYADAESVTEVLRGVLGQEAEASNPVARSLQSRGTRSGLNASNRNPTAALSGLVNSNNQAAQAALGAAGALGGGTGGGSISTVGQNERDPTPQGFSTPDLTVQPAPDINAIVVRGAPSAMTGMDTLIADLDVRRPQVLLEAAIAEITGDEAEQLAIQIGTSGTVLNQVEGVATSFGANDGISLGTILNTLGVPAGRLLGEGLTGNIAIGNDFSILVQALGVSTKSNLLSTPSVTVLDNKIGEFVVAQEVPFITGSILTNNSDATPYTSVERKDVGITLRVLPRVNAGDTIRLEVSQEASSIAPTQLSQATDIITNRRAINTTVLADNGRTIVLGGLINDDYMRSKSQVPILGDIPLVGELFKSRREARQKRTLFIFLKPTILRDPDATAAAAAERYQRLRGIEAGLADRRSLLLNPPAPRLTVEIDGIY; encoded by the coding sequence GTGATCCATCGTTTCCGCCGAACCGCCCCGAATTTCGCGCTGGCCTGTGCGCTTGCAGCGATGCTCGTCCAGCCGCTGGCCGCCGCGCCACAGGGGCAGGCGGGCGACATCGTCGTCAACATGCGCGGGATCGAGATTGCCGATGTCGCGGACCAGATTTCGCGCCTGACGGGTCGGACGCTGATCCTCGACCCCGCAGTCAAGGGTGTCGTCACCGTTACCTCCTCCCAACCGCTGTCGGCGGAGGGCGTGTGGGAGCTGTTCCAGTCGGTGCTGCGCGCCAATGGCTTTGCCGCTGTACAGTCGGGGCGGGTATGGCGTATCGTGCCGCAGGCCAATGCCGTGCGCGATGGCGGCGTGCGCCGGTCGGGTTCGGGTCAGGAACTGACGACGCGCATGATCCGCCTGTCGAACGTGCCCGCGGCGGAAGCGGCCCGGATCGCCCGCCCGCTTATCGCCACCTTTGGCTCGGTCGAGCCGCTGGCCAGCCCCAACGCCATCGTCGTCACCGATTATGCCGACAATGTCCGGCGGATCGAATCGCTGATGCGCAATCTGGACGGCGGCGGCGGACAGAGCTTTGCCACGATCCCGCTCCGCAACGGCTCGGCAGTCGACGTGGCCGCCGCGATCCAGCAGGTCGTGGGCGAAGGCGAGGCGGGCGGCGCGCGTGTGGCGGGCGATGCCCGCAGCAACATGGTCATCGTGCGCGGCACCCCCGCCACGGTGGCGGAGGCACGTCGCATCGCCCTGTCGCTCGACACGCCCGGCGGCGCGACGCCGGTCACGCGCGTCTTTCGCCTGAACTATGCCGATGCGGAAAGCGTGACCGAAGTGTTGCGCGGTGTGCTGGGTCAGGAGGCGGAGGCCAGCAATCCCGTCGCCCGCAGCCTTCAGTCGCGCGGCACGCGCAGCGGGCTGAACGCATCGAACCGCAATCCGACGGCGGCACTGTCGGGGCTGGTCAATTCGAACAATCAGGCGGCGCAAGCGGCACTCGGCGCGGCGGGTGCGCTGGGCGGCGGCACCGGCGGCGGCAGCATCTCGACTGTCGGTCAGAATGAACGCGACCCCACGCCGCAGGGCTTTTCGACGCCCGATCTGACGGTCCAGCCCGCACCCGACATCAACGCCATCGTCGTGCGCGGCGCGCCCAGCGCCATGACGGGCATGGACACATTGATCGCCGATCTCGACGTCCGCCGGCCACAGGTTCTGTTGGAAGCCGCCATTGCCGAAATCACCGGGGATGAGGCGGAGCAGCTCGCCATCCAGATCGGCACGTCGGGCACCGTGCTCAATCAGGTGGAGGGCGTCGCCACCAGTTTCGGCGCGAATGACGGCATCTCGCTCGGCACCATCCTCAACACGCTGGGCGTGCCTGCGGGCCGCCTGCTGGGCGAGGGGCTGACCGGCAATATCGCCATCGGCAATGATTTCTCGATCCTCGTCCAGGCGCTGGGCGTGTCGACCAAGTCGAACCTGCTGTCGACGCCGTCGGTCACGGTGCTGGACAACAAGATCGGCGAGTTCGTCGTCGCACAGGAAGTGCCCTTCATCACCGGATCGATCCTGACCAACAATTCCGACGCGACGCCCTATACCTCGGTCGAGCGCAAGGATGTCGGCATCACGCTGCGGGTACTGCCGCGCGTCAATGCGGGCGATACGATCCGCCTTGAGGTCAGCCAGGAAGCGTCCTCGATTGCTCCCACCCAGTTGAGCCAGGCGACCGACATCATCACCAACCGCCGCGCCATCAACACGACGGTTCTGGCGGACAACGGCCGGACGATCGTGCTGGGCGGGCTGATCAACGACGATTACATGCGCTCGAAAAGCCAGGTGCCGATTCTGGGCGACATCCCTCTGGTTGGCGAATTGTTCAAATCGCGCCGCGAAGCGCGGCAGAAGCGCACGCTGTTCATCTTTCTGAAGCCGACCATCCTGCGCGACCCCGATGCCACAGCAGCCGCTGCTGCCGAGCGTTATCAGCGGCTTCGCGGGATCGAAGCCGGGCTGGCCGACCGCCGTAGCTTGTTGCTCAACCCGCCCGCGCCGCGGCTGACGGTGGAGATTGACGGGATCTATTGA
- a CDS encoding alkaline phosphatase PhoX produces the protein MSEMLEIESGYTDGDIETNPTTNLSLGEIIDHRYSRRDTLKGGVSAAALAVFGGAVLAACDDNGGDEDGNTAPVVTAGSSGSSSTGRLVSLTSTVTDDGGIVTSAWTQVSGPTVTLNGANTGTATFIAPAVSAATPLVFRYVATDQQGLSSSAETTVNVTPAALGFTAVAKTKADIVTVPTGYSVAVLTSLGDPIAADTAAYKNDGTDTNFANRIGDHGDALYYFGLNASAARDDNSSTRGILMQNHENLNVQYLHPNGPTNVSSGPRPEAEAIKEIEAHGVSAVELVQGSGGWAYVQNSTFNRRITPNTPTEMRGPGRGNALLVTAYSPDATAGRGTINNCANGSTPWASLLTCEENWAGYFRRPTATDNPRRSAKEVTALTRYGVRSTSGNYAWASVTPADSSSTVFRKWDAQATGSSAATDYRNEPNQYGWVVEIDPYDKTKAPRKRTALGRMNHEGCWPGLFKAGVKPAFYMGDDAQNEYLYKFVSATPWTAADANATDRLAIGDKYLDNGTLYVARFNADGSGQWIPLVFGEGAITSTNETYPFADQADVLVHARIAADVSAATPMDRPEWTAVNPANGEMYLTLTNNSSRSASRVDAANPRSYQDPPSTSRGNRNGHILRLREAGDTTEATSFTWDIYVFAAGSDLDPTNINLSGLTADNDHSSPDGLWFGRPSNASGQVNPLLWIQTDDGAFTDVTNNQMLAAFPGRVGDGGTRSVTSTAADGTTNTVTTRIGAAPGTSLRRFLVGPVECEITGVDSTPDGRTLFVGIQHPGEDGTPTAPTSKWPASQTNSSAPATTRPRSGVVVIRKNDGGIVGL, from the coding sequence ATGAGCGAGATGCTGGAAATCGAGTCGGGCTATACCGACGGCGACATCGAAACAAACCCGACGACCAATCTGTCGCTCGGCGAGATTATCGACCATCGCTATTCACGTCGCGACACGCTGAAGGGCGGCGTGTCGGCGGCTGCGCTGGCCGTGTTCGGCGGCGCCGTGCTGGCCGCGTGCGACGACAATGGCGGCGATGAAGACGGGAATACCGCGCCGGTCGTGACCGCAGGGTCCAGCGGCTCCAGCTCGACCGGGCGTCTGGTCTCGCTGACCAGCACCGTTACCGACGACGGGGGCATCGTCACCTCGGCCTGGACGCAGGTTTCCGGTCCGACCGTCACGCTGAACGGCGCGAACACCGGGACCGCGACCTTCATCGCTCCGGCCGTGTCGGCTGCGACCCCGCTGGTCTTCCGCTATGTCGCCACCGACCAGCAGGGCCTGTCGTCATCGGCCGAAACCACGGTCAACGTGACCCCGGCGGCGCTGGGCTTTACCGCCGTGGCCAAGACCAAGGCTGATATCGTGACCGTTCCGACCGGCTATTCGGTCGCGGTCCTGACGAGCCTGGGCGACCCGATCGCGGCGGACACAGCGGCGTACAAGAATGACGGCACCGACACTAATTTCGCCAACCGCATCGGCGACCATGGCGATGCGCTGTATTATTTCGGCCTGAACGCATCGGCCGCACGCGACGACAACAGCAGCACGCGCGGCATTCTCATGCAGAACCATGAGAATCTGAACGTCCAGTATCTGCACCCGAACGGTCCCACCAACGTTTCGTCCGGCCCCCGCCCCGAAGCCGAAGCGATCAAGGAGATCGAGGCGCACGGCGTGTCGGCAGTCGAATTGGTGCAGGGCTCCGGCGGCTGGGCCTATGTCCAGAACAGCACGTTCAATCGCCGCATCACGCCCAACACGCCGACCGAAATGCGCGGGCCGGGCCGTGGCAATGCGCTGCTGGTCACCGCTTATTCGCCGGATGCCACCGCAGGCCGCGGCACCATCAACAACTGCGCCAATGGCAGCACCCCTTGGGCTTCGCTGCTGACGTGCGAGGAAAACTGGGCCGGCTATTTCCGCCGCCCCACCGCGACCGACAACCCGCGTCGTTCGGCCAAGGAAGTGACGGCCCTGACGCGCTATGGCGTTCGCAGCACCAGCGGCAACTATGCCTGGGCCAGCGTCACCCCCGCCGATTCGAGCAGCACCGTGTTCCGCAAGTGGGACGCACAGGCCACCGGCTCCTCGGCGGCGACTGATTACCGCAACGAGCCGAACCAATATGGCTGGGTTGTGGAAATCGACCCCTATGACAAGACCAAGGCGCCGCGTAAGCGCACCGCCCTTGGCCGCATGAACCACGAAGGCTGCTGGCCCGGCCTGTTCAAGGCTGGCGTGAAGCCCGCCTTTTACATGGGCGACGACGCACAGAACGAATATCTGTACAAGTTCGTGTCGGCGACACCCTGGACCGCGGCGGATGCGAATGCCACCGACCGTCTGGCGATTGGCGACAAGTATCTGGACAACGGCACGCTGTACGTCGCCCGGTTCAATGCCGACGGTTCGGGTCAGTGGATACCGCTGGTCTTTGGCGAGGGCGCCATCACCAGCACCAACGAAACCTATCCCTTCGCGGATCAGGCGGATGTGCTGGTCCATGCGCGCATCGCCGCCGACGTGTCGGCCGCGACGCCGATGGATCGCCCGGAATGGACTGCGGTCAACCCCGCCAATGGCGAGATGTACCTGACCCTGACCAACAACTCGTCGCGCTCGGCCAGCCGCGTCGACGCCGCGAACCCGCGTTCGTATCAGGATCCGCCCAGCACCTCGCGCGGCAACCGGAATGGGCACATCCTGCGCCTGCGCGAAGCCGGTGACACGACCGAAGCGACCAGCTTCACCTGGGACATCTATGTCTTTGCCGCCGGTTCGGATCTGGATCCGACCAACATCAACCTGTCGGGCCTGACCGCCGACAACGACCATTCCAGCCCCGACGGCCTGTGGTTCGGTCGCCCGTCGAACGCATCGGGTCAGGTCAATCCGCTGCTGTGGATCCAGACCGACGACGGCGCGTTTACCGATGTCACCAACAACCAGATGCTGGCCGCCTTCCCCGGTCGCGTCGGCGATGGCGGCACGCGCTCGGTGACCAGCACGGCGGCGGACGGCACGACCAACACCGTCACCACCCGCATCGGCGCGGCACCGGGCACCAGCCTGCGTCGCTTCCTTGTCGGCCCGGTCGAGTGCGAGATCACCGGCGTCGACTCGACGCCCGATGGCCGCACGCTGTTCGTCGGCATCCAGCATCCGGGTGAAGACGGCACGCCAACCGCGCCGACCAGCAAGTGGCCGGCCAGCCAGACCAACTCAAGCGCCCCGGCGACGACGCGTCCGCGTTCGGGTGTTGTGGTCATCCGCAAGAATGACGGTGGCATCGTCGGTCTCTGA
- a CDS encoding amidohydrolase family protein: protein MRGLKLIAALMATAAALPAAAQDVAITNAKLVIGDGSEPVDGGTVVIRGGRVVAAGAGVAVPGGMRSVDAGGRWVSPGIVAGFTRMGVVEVDGVRDTDDSAAAGSVFNAGLDLAPAVNPRSTPIAVNRAEGITRAVVAPDPRGSIFAGQGAVIDLGADMDAVVRPRAFQFMEWGETGADRAGGSRAAAMAMLRNAFHEAQAYRRNPSSYEDRGKDALLTRTDAAALVPVIEGRMPLLVHVERASDILTLIELKREFPTLRPVLVGATEGWTVAREVAAAKIPVIASALADLPASFEKLAATQSNIGRLKAAGVTVGIGSINDDEARQARLVKQYAGNLVALTKVPGASGLSWGQAFATISSLPAEAIGMGDEIGSLRAGRRGDVVIWDGDPLEVGTAATTVFVDGVEQPLSNRQTRLRDRYLDPKEGTLPKAYQY from the coding sequence ATGCGGGGCCTGAAGCTGATTGCAGCGCTGATGGCGACCGCCGCCGCGCTGCCCGCCGCCGCGCAGGACGTGGCGATCACCAACGCGAAGCTGGTCATCGGTGACGGTTCCGAGCCGGTCGATGGCGGCACCGTCGTCATTCGCGGCGGCCGCGTCGTCGCGGCGGGCGCGGGTGTTGCCGTGCCGGGCGGGATGCGTAGCGTCGACGCCGGGGGCCGCTGGGTTTCGCCGGGTATTGTTGCCGGCTTTACCCGCATGGGCGTGGTCGAGGTCGACGGTGTGCGCGATACCGACGATTCCGCCGCCGCCGGATCGGTGTTCAATGCCGGTCTGGATCTGGCCCCGGCGGTCAATCCGCGCTCGACCCCGATCGCGGTCAACCGGGCGGAGGGGATTACCCGCGCCGTCGTCGCACCCGATCCGCGCGGCTCGATCTTTGCCGGGCAGGGCGCGGTGATCGATTTGGGCGCCGACATGGATGCGGTGGTGCGACCGCGTGCATTCCAGTTCATGGAGTGGGGCGAAACCGGCGCCGACCGCGCCGGTGGCAGCCGCGCGGCGGCAATGGCGATGCTGCGCAACGCCTTTCACGAGGCGCAGGCCTATCGCCGCAACCCGTCCAGCTATGAGGACCGTGGCAAGGACGCGCTGCTGACGCGCACGGACGCCGCGGCACTTGTGCCCGTGATCGAAGGACGGATGCCGCTTCTGGTCCATGTCGAGCGTGCGTCGGACATTCTGACGCTGATCGAACTGAAGCGTGAGTTCCCGACGCTTCGCCCCGTGCTGGTCGGCGCGACCGAGGGATGGACCGTGGCGCGCGAAGTTGCGGCAGCAAAGATCCCGGTCATCGCATCGGCGCTGGCCGACCTGCCGGCCAGCTTCGAAAAACTGGCAGCGACCCAATCGAACATCGGACGGCTGAAGGCGGCGGGCGTGACCGTCGGCATCGGCTCGATCAACGATGACGAGGCGCGACAGGCACGGCTGGTCAAGCAATATGCCGGCAATCTGGTCGCCCTGACCAAGGTGCCCGGCGCATCGGGGCTTAGCTGGGGTCAGGCGTTCGCCACCATCAGCTCGCTGCCTGCCGAGGCGATCGGCATGGGTGACGAGATCGGCTCGCTCCGTGCGGGGCGGCGCGGCGACGTCGTGATCTGGGACGGCGACCCGCTGGAGGTCGGCACGGCTGCGACGACGGTGTTCGTCGACGGCGTCGAACAACCGCTCAGCAACCGTCAGACGCGGCTGCGTGACCGTTATCTCGACCCCAAGGAGGGAACACTCCCCAAGGCCTATCAGTATTAA
- a CDS encoding type II secretion system protein N — MKRVSALSPRQQRIALDVITGAMVVSVAAALAGLTWRIAGHAGQGAITVPSGNRPVALPDLSPAIGWQPFGAALQTEQAQPSALQFVLKGLVFAQPQSFAVAYVSEAGGTPRAVRVGENLGGATIESIQRDRILLNNGGRLEFLALPDPAQPAAGAPGAAPPPSSSPATARPTPTPAPPPQAAAGLLQRLQATPTDGGYRIGAGGLPGVQPGDVVQSVNGQTLGRGAADQAAFAAAQASGSAQIQVLRDGKPMTLTVPLR; from the coding sequence ATGAAGCGCGTGTCCGCCCTTTCGCCCCGCCAGCAACGAATCGCCCTCGACGTCATCACGGGGGCCATGGTCGTGTCGGTGGCCGCCGCACTGGCCGGCCTGACCTGGCGCATCGCCGGGCATGCCGGACAGGGGGCGATTACCGTCCCGTCGGGCAACCGCCCGGTCGCGCTGCCCGACCTGTCGCCCGCCATCGGCTGGCAACCCTTCGGCGCGGCGTTGCAAACCGAACAAGCTCAGCCCTCGGCACTGCAATTCGTGCTGAAGGGGCTGGTATTCGCACAGCCCCAATCGTTCGCCGTCGCCTATGTCAGCGAAGCCGGCGGCACGCCGCGCGCGGTGCGGGTGGGTGAAAATCTGGGCGGCGCGACGATCGAGTCGATCCAGCGCGACCGCATCCTGTTGAACAATGGCGGCCGCCTCGAGTTTCTCGCCCTGCCCGATCCGGCGCAACCCGCAGCGGGCGCGCCGGGCGCCGCGCCCCCGCCATCCTCATCGCCCGCCACGGCGCGGCCCACACCCACCCCCGCGCCGCCGCCACAAGCGGCAGCGGGCCTGCTGCAACGGCTGCAGGCGACGCCCACCGATGGCGGCTACCGCATCGGCGCAGGCGGATTGCCGGGGGTGCAGCCCGGCGACGTCGTTCAGTCGGTCAATGGCCAGACGCTGGGCAGGGGTGCCGCCGATCAGGCTGCCTTTGCCGCTGCGCAGGCCAGCGGTTCGGCGCAAATCCAGGTCCTTCGCGACGGCAAGCCGATGACGCTGACCGTCCCGCTACGCTAG
- the gspM gene encoding type II secretion system protein GspM: MKIELRDPRLDAAIARFEAWWSTLSQRERVLLTVLGLLLAGAGLIYGVVKPLQAARAEARADIRTYETLSARIRAAGKLEAQVPRRAGSPVEIVQASAQAQSLSVAVEAADGGVRATVSEGQYDRVLNWISDVSRTSSLGVTSARIVRRSDPGMVEAVVSFAP; the protein is encoded by the coding sequence ATGAAGATCGAGCTTCGCGATCCCCGGCTGGACGCCGCCATCGCCCGGTTCGAGGCGTGGTGGTCCACCTTGTCCCAGCGTGAGCGGGTGCTGCTGACCGTGCTGGGCCTGCTGCTGGCCGGGGCGGGTCTGATCTATGGCGTGGTCAAGCCGCTTCAGGCCGCGCGGGCAGAGGCGCGCGCGGACATCCGTACTTATGAAACGCTGTCGGCGCGCATCCGCGCAGCGGGCAAGCTGGAGGCGCAGGTGCCGCGCCGCGCCGGCAGCCCGGTCGAGATCGTTCAGGCATCGGCGCAGGCGCAATCGCTGTCGGTTGCGGTTGAGGCGGCGGACGGCGGCGTGCGCGCGACCGTCAGTGAGGGGCAATATGACCGCGTTCTCAACTGGATATCGGACGTGTCGCGCACATCGTCGCTGGGCGTCACCTCGGCCCGGATCGTCCGGCGGAGCGACCCCGGCATGGTCGAGGCGGTCGTGAGTTTCGCACCATGA
- a CDS encoding GspH/FimT family pseudopilin, with protein MRAPIHQAGMTLVEMLIVLAIIAVAGGAVTLGIGAATRAPSVDSEAQRLADRLQSAADDAMLGDALVAFTAEKSGYGFARQDGGGWEPIEDDALGVHVLPGGMTMRLSARPPIILGPEGSGEPLTATISAGGRTVSVAYDGLTARVVPAS; from the coding sequence GTGCGCGCGCCCATCCATCAGGCGGGCATGACGCTGGTCGAAATGCTGATCGTCCTGGCCATCATCGCGGTCGCTGGTGGCGCGGTGACGCTGGGCATCGGCGCGGCGACTCGCGCGCCGTCGGTCGACAGCGAGGCGCAGCGGCTGGCCGACCGGCTGCAATCCGCGGCCGACGACGCGATGCTGGGCGACGCGCTGGTGGCTTTTACCGCCGAAAAATCAGGTTATGGTTTTGCGCGACAGGACGGCGGCGGGTGGGAACCGATCGAGGACGATGCGCTGGGCGTCCATGTGCTGCCCGGCGGCATGACCATGCGCCTGTCCGCCCGTCCGCCCATCATCCTGGGACCGGAAGGATCGGGGGAGCCGCTGACCGCCACGATCTCGGCGGGCGGGCGCACGGTTTCGGTCGCCTATGATGGCCTGACCGCGCGGGTGGTGCCCGCATCATGA
- the gspG gene encoding type II secretion system major pseudopilin GspG produces the protein MTFIEWTHGAAMHILLKQFHDSRRDPAQSIPDNQAGLTLVEMIVVLAIIALVAALIVPNVIGRPDEARVTVANTDIRTISAALKMYRLDNGDYPTTNQGLKALSERPSTPPVPANWSSEGYLGEVPLDPWGNPYSYTAQGGGFELKSLGKDGKPGGEGLDADLDGKK, from the coding sequence ATGACTTTCATCGAGTGGACGCATGGGGCGGCGATGCACATCCTTTTGAAACAGTTTCATGACAGCCGGCGCGACCCGGCGCAATCAATCCCTGACAATCAGGCCGGGCTGACCTTGGTCGAAATGATCGTCGTACTGGCGATCATCGCGCTTGTCGCCGCGCTGATCGTGCCGAACGTGATCGGTCGACCGGACGAAGCGCGCGTGACCGTTGCGAACACCGATATCCGGACCATTTCGGCCGCGCTCAAGATGTATCGCCTGGACAATGGCGATTATCCGACGACGAATCAGGGGCTGAAGGCGCTGTCCGAACGCCCGTCGACCCCGCCCGTCCCGGCCAATTGGTCGAGCGAGGGGTATCTGGGCGAAGTTCCGCTCGACCCATGGGGCAATCCTTATAGCTACACCGCGCAAGGCGGCGGCTTTGAGCTGAAGTCACTGGGCAAGGACGGAAAGCCCGGTGGCGAGGGGCTGGACGCGGACCTCGACGGCAAGAAGTAG
- a CDS encoding TetR/AcrR family transcriptional regulator: MVDAAGCCAETRARTGPGRPRDPAKLDAILAAARESFLERGFHASTIEDIAARAGVSKVTLYNRFGDKESLFEAMVRREVSRMDAAFTLPADGELSLAERLTQIGAALLDVMFDPDHVAFDRLIAGEIAQSPKLARRFFEAAPGQCRGALAQIIADAAQSGLLSIDDSTRAAEDLVALWKGFCDFELKLGLIQRPETEAIIARAARGTAVFLRAYAPNQGAGG; this comes from the coding sequence TTGGTTGACGCTGCTGGCTGTTGCGCCGAGACGCGCGCCCGCACGGGCCCGGGTCGACCGCGCGACCCGGCGAAGCTTGATGCGATCCTTGCCGCCGCGCGGGAAAGTTTCCTCGAACGCGGGTTTCACGCTTCGACCATTGAGGACATTGCCGCACGCGCGGGCGTGTCAAAGGTTACGCTGTACAATCGTTTCGGTGACAAGGAATCGCTGTTCGAGGCGATGGTCCGGCGCGAAGTGTCACGCATGGACGCCGCCTTCACGCTGCCGGCGGACGGCGAATTGTCGCTGGCGGAACGCCTGACCCAGATCGGCGCCGCACTTCTGGACGTGATGTTCGATCCCGATCATGTCGCCTTTGACCGGCTGATCGCGGGCGAAATCGCGCAATCACCCAAGCTGGCACGACGCTTTTTCGAAGCGGCACCGGGGCAATGCCGGGGTGCGCTGGCCCAGATCATTGCCGATGCGGCGCAATCGGGTCTGTTGAGCATCGATGATTCCACCCGAGCGGCCGAGGACCTCGTCGCGCTTTGGAAGGGGTTCTGCGATTTCGAGTTGAAACTGGGCCTGATCCAGCGGCCCGAGACCGAAGCGATCATAGCGCGCGCCGCGCGGGGAACGGCCGTGTTCCTGCGCGCCTATGCGCCCAATCAAGGAGCAGGAGGGTGA
- the gspL gene encoding type II secretion system protein GspL has product MLVPGEAVRLLAVDLPLPNRAKRLEALPFAVEELIADPLDAVHLALGVELSPRRFLVGVVRHAQMAAWLDEAAAAGHADAAFVPDSLALPRPGEGEWAVELSDTRATVRAGDGTGFALPAPMIRAAWEAAGQPPIRNYGVALPEDMGAMPAEMGDLSLARRIAEPALDLRQGRYARRRAAQLPGWGRRLFWVGAIGLAAHVGIAAADTMMLRTIAERRADDTRTLIAAAAPGTPTSGDDLAGSVADLLPQPRRYSAFLPLLSRVSGVLAPMGEQVAVRTIGFQGDALVIDLEPLAPGLAGRLNAAISDARLSGQVSQLPGGAIRLTARGA; this is encoded by the coding sequence ATGCTCGTGCCCGGCGAGGCCGTGCGGCTGCTGGCCGTCGACCTGCCGTTGCCCAACCGCGCCAAAAGGCTTGAGGCGCTGCCCTTTGCTGTTGAGGAATTGATCGCCGACCCGCTGGATGCGGTGCATCTGGCGCTGGGTGTCGAGCTGTCGCCGCGCCGTTTTCTGGTGGGCGTGGTGCGTCATGCACAAATGGCGGCATGGCTGGACGAAGCGGCTGCGGCGGGCCACGCCGATGCGGCCTTTGTTCCCGACAGCCTGGCGCTGCCCCGGCCGGGGGAGGGCGAATGGGCGGTCGAGCTGAGCGATACGCGCGCGACCGTGCGGGCCGGGGACGGCACCGGCTTTGCGCTGCCCGCGCCGATGATCCGCGCGGCATGGGAAGCGGCGGGGCAACCGCCGATACGCAATTACGGCGTCGCGCTGCCCGAAGACATGGGTGCTATGCCCGCCGAAATGGGCGATTTGTCGCTGGCGCGGCGGATCGCAGAACCGGCCCTGGACCTGCGTCAGGGCCGTTATGCCCGGCGCCGTGCCGCTCAGCTGCCGGGATGGGGGCGACGGTTGTTCTGGGTGGGCGCCATCGGTCTTGCCGCGCATGTCGGCATTGCCGCCGCCGACACGATGATGTTGCGCACCATCGCGGAACGGCGGGCTGACGACACCCGCACGCTGATCGCTGCCGCCGCGCCCGGCACGCCGACCAGTGGCGACGATCTGGCCGGTTCGGTCGCGGACCTGTTGCCCCAACCGCGCCGTTACAGTGCATTCCTGCCGTTATTGTCGCGCGTGTCGGGCGTACTGGCGCCGATGGGTGAGCAGGTGGCCGTGCGGACGATCGGGTTTCAGGGGGATGCGCTGGTGATCGATCTGGAGCCGTTGGCGCCGGGGTTGGCCGGACGGCTGAACGCGGCGATCAGCGACGCGCGACTGTCTGGACAGGTATCGCAACTGCCCGGCGGGGCCATTCGATTGACGGCGAGGGGCGCATGA